The DNA segment AAGAGAGATCGAGAAAATAAAGGGATGACGAGAAACAGCCTCACCTTTCCTTCCGGAGCGGCATCGGCGAGCGTTCTCTGCTGCTGGCCATTTAAGCTTGATCCGAGGAGACCtttaaatataacacaaatttatttaattacataaccTCGTAGAGACCCGTCGCGCAGCGAGCGGAGCACGTTCTCGGAGACGCGCGAGGCAACAGTTCGTGCATCGTCCTGTCGCAGACGGTCCATCCGCGACTCGCGATAATTCGCGTGGCCGCGTTAACAAGCGGATACTTAAGACTCACCCAACTGTCTCCTCGGCACCTGAAAACAACGCACTATGGCACCTGCCATTTTGCGGGGCACAGATGCTGTTGGCGGCGCGATCAATCGAGAGATCTCAGCCTTCTTGATCATCAAGACAGCAGATCATTAACCGAGGTTTGAATCTCTGCTAAGTGGAGTTGAAGTCTTCGCTAACTTGGGTTAGAATCCCCGCTAAATAGAATTCGAGTCTTGGCTAATTGTTAGTAAAGTTCGAGTCTTTGCTAACTATAAgctttgatttaaaaaatatcaatctaCCCAGCCCCGCCGATTATTCTTCGTTTTTTTCCTCTGTTTTCCTCCATTGTCCTCCGTTTCGCAATCTCACGATTCCGACGGATACCGGACGCGGTGGCGCAATCTCGCAACGGAACGTCCAACCGCGCCGGCGCTGCTGGACTAGTGAATACGTGTACCTTCGCTGTGTTGTTTCGCGCAACGTCCACGGGTGACGGCCGACGGGTCGTCTCGTCGTCTGTCGTTTTACGTTTCGATAGTGCGGTGACACGTGAGCTGTGTACGTGTCCCCGTTTAAAAGGCCGTCCTAGGGCGACGATGAAACGCGGGCGTCGCCCGCGCGATTTATCCGCACAGTCCTGATCCCGGAAGATCACCGGTAGAAGATCTCGCAGGTTCGCACTGTGTCCTCGGCGAAGACACCTCCGTCTGTTTGACCCGCGCGCAAGCAACCCGGAAGACTTACGGACGCGATATCTGCTACATCATGCCCTCCAGAAGGAACAAGGGTGGCCTTTTGGCTAGGGTAAACTTCCCTCTGTACACCTTACAGATGCTCACCAGCAGGCACATCCTGGtgggcggcggtggcggttcCTCCAAGACTGGCATTGCTAATGGATTTGTGAGTTTCTCGTTTTCCAAGTAGAATATTAATTGCAGATTACTGGAATCTGTTATTTCTATTTGTTGTATTTCTCTTGACACTTTATAGACAAAATTTGCAGACACTTTGTAACATTTTGATGGATTTGACGATTTGGGATTTATCTTTCGTTCTTTTTTgcgaaattctttttttcttcttgatTTGGGACTTTAATATGGGGTTATTTTGAACTCAATCTGTTGTTTTAGGAAATTTTTGAATTGTCACACAATGGAGTGCATTTTGTCGCTGAGGAGGTCATCAGGCACGAAACGGGTCCCAGTGTGGTCATGAATTGCGCCGCACACAATAACGGCAAAAAGACATGGATAGTAGCTGGCCAGGAGAGTCATTGTCAGCTGTACAATGTCAATTCTAAGGTGGTAACTTCAGAGAATGGGGAATTGATCAGAGGACCGACAACAGCAGCGGCTAGCAAGGATGGTCTTAGACACAGGAGGAACAGCGAGAGAGTTGAAGAAGTTCAGTCGCCTCCGAAGGAGCGGATAGAGGAGATTAAAGACGACAATTCTAACGTCAAGAGCAAGAAGCTTCAGTTGATTCTTAAACCTGCTGATAGCGTGCAAACGGCTTTTGGGTaagaaattaacatatttattacatcCAGAAGAATATTACATAGGTTTCCAATGAGAACCTTTTCACTTGCAGGGATGGTGAACCTTTGCAGAGAGTTGTTAGGGTGAACTTGCAGGGAACAATTATGGCTACGGGTGGCACGGATGGTAGCGTTAAACTATGGAAGTTTCCACAGCTGCACAAATTACACAATCTCGATGCGCATGGGAAGGAGATAGACGACTTGGATTTTAGTCCAGATGGTGGTCTGCTGGTGAGCATTGCCAAGGATGGCAAGGCCTTCCTATGGAATGCGCATGATGGCACGAGGAACGGGGAGCTCACCTGGATGCCGTCGGACGGCGCGAAGTACATGTACAAGAGATGCCGATTCAGAAAATTGGCGGAGGACAAAACGCGGATTGACTTGTTCGTACTTTCTAACGCCGTCGCAGGAAAGAATCCTAGTTTCCTTCAGCTATGGGACGTGGTTACCGGGTCCATCCTTAAATCCGCCTCCTATAAGGAGGCACTATCGGCGCTGGCCGTTTCTGACGACGGCAAATTCGTGGCCGTCGGCACAATGTTCTCAGGAAGTGTCGACATATTCGTGGCGTTTAGCCTACGGAAGGCGCTTCACGTTCCCGGTGCACACAGCATGTTTGTTACCGGTCTGGAGTTTCTACCAACCAAGCTGGACGGTCCCGCGATTACGAGTAACACAGAGACCGCGGTCGTCAGTATCTCCGTGGACAATAGGATCTGCGTACATAGTATACCATTTAGACGTAAGTATCTTATCTTATGAATAGACAATTTGGAATtctattagttttaataagttaattatttaattatctttaattttaataagctaACAaacttgttttcttttttaatgtttttcagaTACACTGCCATTCTGGTTTGTCATCATACTGATAGCCTTATGTATATGTGGTGCGTTTATCCTCTGCAGTTATCTCGGCATATGACCCACGAAATGTGCAATTGAGCCGATAAAGCAGGACATTGTcctttcttaattattttattaggcCGATAATTGCCCGCGCGTGTACgagagattaaaaataaattcaacgcACTCGATAAACAATAGACGCTCAAGAATCTTACGTTACATTCGTAGGATTATTTGCATCAAACCGCAAATGCTAACAGCATCTCGTATGATAGTTAGCGCTATACGAAACAAAGTACATTATAAACTGTGAATATGCACAGCTTTAGGATAAGAATATTCTCGATTCATTTGGCGATTGTTACCGTACGATCCTAATAGTTGAATTCATTGAATCAATAGAAGAGTGTACACAGAACTTCAGGAAGCGTTCGCGCGATTTAGATATAGACGTAAAGTCAGTCGGGGTGCTACTGTGATAAATGAACTACGTTGGAGTGCTTCAACA comes from the Monomorium pharaonis isolate MP-MQ-018 chromosome 9, ASM1337386v2, whole genome shotgun sequence genome and includes:
- the LOC105832944 gene encoding prolactin regulatory element-binding protein, yielding MPSRRNKGGLLARVNFPLYTLQMLTSRHILVGGGGGSSKTGIANGFEIFELSHNGVHFVAEEVIRHETGPSVVMNCAAHNNGKKTWIVAGQESHCQLYNVNSKVVTSENGELIRGPTTAAASKDGLRHRRNSERVEEVQSPPKERIEEIKDDNSNVKSKKLQLILKPADSVQTAFGDGEPLQRVVRVNLQGTIMATGGTDGSVKLWKFPQLHKLHNLDAHGKEIDDLDFSPDGGLLVSIAKDGKAFLWNAHDGTRNGELTWMPSDGAKYMYKRCRFRKLAEDKTRIDLFVLSNAVAGKNPSFLQLWDVVTGSILKSASYKEALSALAVSDDGKFVAVGTMFSGSVDIFVAFSLRKALHVPGAHSMFVTGLEFLPTKLDGPAITSNTETAVVSISVDNRICVHSIPFRHTLPFWFVIILIALCICGAFILCSYLGI